Proteins from a genomic interval of Croceicoccus naphthovorans:
- a CDS encoding cation:proton antiporter translates to MIEHVLHLILLLLAARSFGEIATRLGQPALVGEIGAGLILAVLAASLNAPFLAELSRSAFLDLAAEFGIFFLLLLAGLEIAPGELFRHSGRSAAVALGGVLLPLALGMALAWWVLPDNPMKFVQALLVGVALSISAVPVAIGVFMDLGMVHTPTGRTVIAAAILDDIIGLVLLAILTGAIAAGSVPGIGAMLPLLGKAALFFLIVAAAGYFGAPRIANLISRLRIPAPEFTALILTALGFAGLAELLGMDFIIGAFAAALLFNAKSLGQASFARLKATVSDLTMGLLAPLFFLSIGIRVDFAALAIIPGIVLALILVALMGKIIGAGLPALLSGLTRKEALGVGFGMSGRGAVELIIVSIAWEAGLFDYPGTVVANLFSALVLMALVTTIVTPIGLRWLFRERGQQGCNRPG, encoded by the coding sequence ATGATCGAGCATGTGCTGCATCTCATTCTCCTGCTGCTGGCGGCGAGATCCTTCGGAGAGATTGCAACGCGCCTCGGCCAGCCCGCGCTGGTGGGGGAGATCGGGGCCGGGCTAATACTGGCGGTTTTGGCGGCCTCCCTCAACGCTCCGTTTCTCGCCGAATTGTCGCGCAGCGCCTTTCTCGACCTTGCCGCCGAGTTCGGAATTTTCTTCCTGCTGCTGCTTGCCGGCCTCGAAATTGCCCCCGGAGAGCTGTTCAGACATTCGGGTCGCTCGGCTGCCGTGGCGCTCGGAGGCGTGCTGTTGCCACTCGCTTTGGGCATGGCCCTTGCGTGGTGGGTGCTTCCCGACAACCCGATGAAATTCGTCCAGGCTCTGCTGGTCGGCGTTGCATTGTCAATTTCTGCGGTCCCGGTCGCCATCGGCGTGTTCATGGATCTCGGCATGGTCCACACCCCAACCGGTCGCACGGTGATCGCCGCTGCAATTCTCGACGATATCATCGGACTTGTGCTCCTCGCGATCTTGACCGGCGCAATTGCGGCAGGTTCCGTCCCGGGGATTGGGGCGATGTTGCCGCTGCTTGGCAAAGCCGCGCTGTTCTTCCTCATTGTCGCTGCCGCCGGCTATTTCGGGGCGCCGAGGATCGCCAATCTGATCTCGCGCCTGCGGATTCCCGCCCCTGAGTTTACCGCGCTCATTCTGACAGCCTTGGGGTTTGCAGGGCTGGCCGAACTGCTTGGCATGGACTTCATCATCGGAGCCTTCGCCGCCGCCCTTCTGTTCAACGCCAAGAGCCTGGGTCAAGCCTCTTTCGCGCGCCTGAAAGCAACGGTCAGCGATCTCACGATGGGCTTGCTGGCCCCGCTTTTCTTTCTTTCGATCGGTATTCGCGTGGATTTCGCGGCCCTTGCCATCATTCCTGGCATCGTGCTGGCGCTGATTCTAGTCGCACTTATGGGCAAGATCATTGGCGCCGGGCTTCCTGCTCTGCTTTCTGGTCTCACCCGCAAGGAGGCGCTCGGGGTCGGGTTCGGCATGAGCGGCCGCGGGGCGGTTGAATTGATCATCGTGAGTATCGCATGGGAGGCAGGGCTCTTCGATTATCCCGGCACGGTCGTCGCCAATCTCTTTTCCGCTCTCGTCCTCATGGCGCTCGTCACCACGATTGTCACACCCATCGGACTGCGCTGGCTTTTTCGCGAGCGGGGGCAGCAGGGCTGTAATCGGCCGGGCTGA
- a CDS encoding heavy metal translocating P-type ATPase, translating to MATLTLEVGNLFEELDHLGVEKQLRHEAGVSRATANPAGGSVTVEYDPAQTDGTRLQSLIKSCGFRCRGGIVPKHVCKPAEANLSDSGRGPERGTDSKEREVVGHDHRQGGAKDEMAHEMGHGGGMDMQEMVRDMRNRFWIAFIFTIPIFIYSPMGGFFTPPAPPFGLKLDLWLFGLASAAVLYPAWPFVVAAWRALRNGILNMAVLVVLSVGTGYLFSVGSTFFFPGVQFYEAVAILLVFILLGHWLEMRARAGASAAIRALLDLAPPMAVVLRDGEEQEIPTADVLEGDTVLIRPGNKIPVDGEVLEGSSQVDESMLTGESMPVAKGPGDEVIGATINKSGSFRYRATKVGADTALAQIVKLVQEAQNSKAPAQLLADRASQWLVLIAIVIGLGTFAVWFWWIGETLLFAVTLTITVFVIACPDALGLATPMAVMVGTGLGASRGILFKNASALEDATKLNVVIFDKTGTLTMGEPRVVDIVAAEGRMPEQVLLLAAAVEKGSEHPLALAILDKAEGLKIPEARDFLNRDGRGAQAEVNGDTVFLGNRRLMDEESISLGGLADKAEELKGAGRTVVHVAHQGILVGLIAIADAPRPTAKAAIARLHDKGVEVAMLTGDNEGTARRVAEELGIDIVLADVLPGQKADKVKELQAQGKRVGMVGDGINDAPALTQADVGFAIGAGTDVAMESADVVLMRSDPYDVVGAVELSRATLRKMHQNLFWAVAYNVIAFPAAAGVFYPFIISPAVAAIAMSGSSVLVAVNALLLKRTRLDSYKPENFAEEAPTPPVTGQASA from the coding sequence TTGGCAACACTCACTTTAGAAGTCGGAAATCTCTTTGAAGAACTCGATCACCTCGGCGTGGAGAAGCAGCTGCGGCATGAAGCCGGCGTAAGCCGAGCCACTGCAAACCCCGCGGGGGGCAGCGTGACCGTGGAATACGACCCTGCGCAGACCGATGGGACGCGGCTTCAGAGCCTGATCAAAAGCTGCGGCTTCCGCTGCCGTGGCGGCATCGTGCCGAAGCATGTCTGCAAGCCGGCGGAAGCAAATCTTTCGGACTCCGGCAGGGGACCGGAGCGCGGTACGGACAGCAAGGAAAGAGAGGTAGTCGGCCACGATCACCGCCAAGGCGGGGCGAAGGACGAAATGGCCCACGAAATGGGGCATGGAGGCGGGATGGATATGCAGGAGATGGTTCGCGACATGCGCAACCGTTTCTGGATTGCCTTCATCTTCACGATCCCGATTTTCATTTACTCCCCGATGGGCGGCTTTTTCACACCTCCGGCCCCGCCCTTCGGACTGAAGCTCGACCTGTGGCTGTTTGGATTGGCGAGCGCCGCCGTGCTGTATCCGGCCTGGCCATTTGTGGTCGCTGCCTGGCGAGCGCTGCGCAACGGCATCCTCAATATGGCTGTCCTCGTCGTGCTTTCCGTTGGCACCGGCTATCTCTTCAGTGTCGGCTCGACGTTCTTCTTCCCCGGCGTGCAATTCTACGAGGCGGTCGCGATCCTGCTTGTGTTCATCCTTCTCGGACACTGGCTGGAAATGCGCGCGCGGGCGGGCGCTTCGGCAGCGATCCGGGCATTGCTCGATCTGGCCCCGCCAATGGCGGTCGTTCTGCGCGATGGCGAGGAGCAGGAAATCCCAACGGCCGACGTCCTTGAAGGCGACACCGTGCTCATCCGCCCGGGCAACAAGATCCCCGTAGACGGGGAGGTATTGGAAGGCAGCTCCCAGGTCGATGAATCGATGCTGACCGGTGAATCCATGCCGGTCGCAAAAGGACCCGGTGACGAGGTCATCGGAGCGACCATCAACAAGAGCGGCAGTTTCCGCTACCGGGCGACCAAGGTCGGCGCTGACACGGCGCTCGCGCAAATCGTGAAGCTCGTGCAGGAGGCGCAGAATTCCAAGGCGCCCGCGCAATTGCTCGCCGACCGCGCGTCGCAATGGCTTGTTCTGATCGCGATCGTCATTGGCCTCGGAACGTTTGCTGTCTGGTTCTGGTGGATCGGTGAAACATTGCTGTTTGCCGTGACCCTGACAATCACGGTCTTCGTGATCGCCTGCCCCGATGCGCTCGGACTGGCCACACCGATGGCGGTCATGGTCGGCACCGGGCTCGGCGCAAGTCGCGGCATTCTGTTCAAGAACGCGTCGGCGCTGGAAGACGCCACAAAGCTCAATGTCGTTATCTTCGACAAGACCGGCACCTTGACGATGGGCGAACCGCGCGTCGTGGATATCGTGGCCGCCGAGGGCCGCATGCCCGAACAAGTGTTGCTACTGGCCGCTGCGGTCGAAAAGGGATCGGAGCATCCGCTCGCCCTTGCGATCCTTGACAAGGCCGAAGGACTGAAGATCCCCGAAGCGCGCGATTTTCTCAACCGCGACGGGAGAGGGGCGCAGGCGGAGGTCAACGGCGATACCGTTTTCCTCGGCAACCGCCGGCTGATGGACGAAGAATCAATCTCACTGGGAGGGCTGGCTGACAAGGCCGAGGAACTCAAGGGAGCGGGCCGCACGGTCGTCCATGTCGCTCACCAGGGGATTCTTGTAGGCCTGATCGCGATCGCCGATGCGCCGCGTCCGACGGCCAAGGCCGCGATTGCCCGGCTACATGACAAGGGCGTCGAGGTCGCCATGCTCACCGGCGACAATGAGGGTACCGCGCGGCGCGTGGCCGAGGAACTGGGTATCGACATCGTGCTCGCCGATGTGCTTCCCGGCCAGAAGGCCGACAAGGTGAAAGAGCTTCAGGCGCAAGGAAAAAGAGTCGGAATGGTCGGGGATGGCATCAATGATGCGCCTGCCCTGACCCAGGCCGATGTGGGCTTTGCGATCGGGGCCGGTACCGATGTGGCCATGGAAAGCGCAGACGTCGTGCTGATGCGAAGTGATCCCTACGATGTTGTGGGCGCGGTGGAGCTGTCGCGTGCGACGCTGCGAAAGATGCATCAGAACCTGTTCTGGGCGGTCGCCTACAACGTCATCGCCTTTCCCGCCGCCGCCGGTGTCTTCTATCCGTTCATTATCAGTCCCGCTGTCGCAGCAATCGCGATGTCCGGCAGTTCCGTCCTTGTCGCGGTCAATGCCCTGCTGCTCAAACGCACCCGCCTAGACAGCTATAAGCCTGAAAATTTTGCCGAAGAGGCCCCCACACCGCCTGTTACCGGTCAGGCGAGTGCCTGA
- a CDS encoding 1-phosphofructokinase family hexose kinase: MIATLTLNPTIDGAAQAEVVKPMHKIRTFDEHYYPGGGGLNVARVINELGGESYALYLAGGATGGVLQELVKQARVRAERFSISGSTRISHAIYERSTNFEFRFVPQGPEVSERDCEVVLRALQTLDCKYLVASGSLPRGLRSDIYAVVGAICQRRGIKLVLDSSGDALRHGIGGGVHLAKPSLGELETLVGRRLATAAEQETAAQAIVRDNGLDMLALTLGRDGAMLVTPEKTVMHAAPKINAQSAVGAGDSFLAAMTVRLAAGDAPEAAFLYGMAAGAATALTPGTSLCKRSDVERLYAELRARSEG, translated from the coding sequence ATGATAGCCACCCTGACGCTCAACCCGACTATCGATGGTGCGGCGCAGGCCGAGGTGGTGAAGCCGATGCACAAGATCCGCACATTCGATGAGCATTATTACCCTGGCGGAGGCGGTCTCAACGTTGCGCGCGTCATCAATGAACTCGGCGGCGAGTCCTACGCGCTTTATCTTGCAGGTGGAGCAACAGGCGGCGTGTTGCAGGAGCTCGTCAAGCAAGCAAGGGTGCGGGCCGAACGCTTCTCGATCTCCGGCTCCACGCGGATCAGCCACGCGATCTACGAACGGTCCACCAATTTCGAATTTCGCTTCGTGCCGCAGGGTCCGGAAGTCTCCGAACGCGACTGCGAAGTCGTCCTGCGAGCGCTTCAAACGCTCGATTGCAAATATCTCGTGGCAAGCGGGAGTCTTCCGCGCGGCCTGCGTAGCGATATCTACGCCGTCGTCGGTGCGATTTGCCAGCGCCGAGGCATCAAGCTGGTACTGGACAGTTCTGGAGACGCTCTGCGGCATGGCATTGGTGGCGGCGTTCACCTGGCAAAGCCGAGCCTAGGCGAACTCGAAACGCTCGTCGGCCGAAGGCTGGCGACCGCGGCAGAGCAGGAAACGGCGGCCCAAGCCATCGTGCGCGATAATGGCCTCGACATGCTCGCTCTCACTCTGGGGCGCGATGGCGCCATGCTTGTCACGCCCGAGAAGACCGTGATGCACGCCGCCCCGAAGATCAATGCACAAAGCGCCGTCGGTGCGGGAGACAGCTTCCTTGCCGCAATGACCGTTCGCCTTGCCGCAGGCGACGCGCCCGAGGCGGCCTTTCTTTACGGCATGGCAGCTGGCGCTGCCACGGCGCTTACACCAGGAACTTCGCTATGCAAGCGCAGCGATGTCGAGCGGCTCTATGCCGAACTCAGAGCGCGCAGCGAGGGCTAG
- a CDS encoding hydroxyacid dehydrogenase: MKVVIFEAEEWEARACRALSGNHELTCVKERLTSDNAAKYSDAEVISTFINSRLDAEVLRHFPELRLIATRSTGHDHIDLAWCAAEDIEIANVPDYGDVTVAEHSFALMLAAARYLVPAVERTRRGNFSQDDLRGIELRGKTLGVVGTGRIGRRAIEIARGFGMNVVAFDVDPDSSAAANLGFTYLPFAELLSQADIVTLHLPATPQTQDLLSDAEFAAMKTGALLINTARGNIVSVPALVRALAEGKLRAAGLDVLPQEPLVREEAEVFRGPPLEKENLEALVANHVLLRFPNVIVTPHVAYNTHEAVARIIETTIENIEAFAMGSPKNLIV; encoded by the coding sequence ATGAAGGTCGTCATCTTCGAGGCCGAGGAATGGGAGGCGAGGGCATGCCGCGCACTTTCCGGCAATCACGAACTCACTTGTGTCAAGGAACGGCTGACATCTGATAACGCGGCAAAATACAGCGATGCCGAAGTGATCAGCACATTCATCAATTCACGGCTCGATGCAGAAGTCCTGCGCCACTTCCCCGAGCTGCGGCTGATCGCCACCCGCTCGACCGGCCACGACCACATCGATCTGGCCTGGTGCGCCGCAGAAGACATCGAGATCGCCAACGTTCCCGACTATGGTGATGTTACTGTAGCCGAGCACAGTTTTGCCTTGATGCTGGCTGCCGCGCGATATCTCGTTCCGGCGGTCGAACGTACACGGCGCGGAAATTTTTCACAGGATGATCTGCGCGGTATCGAGCTGCGCGGGAAGACCCTTGGCGTCGTCGGGACCGGCCGCATCGGGCGCCGCGCGATCGAGATCGCGCGCGGGTTTGGCATGAATGTCGTAGCGTTCGACGTCGATCCGGATAGCTCTGCGGCAGCAAATCTCGGCTTTACCTATTTGCCTTTCGCCGAACTCCTTTCCCAAGCCGACATCGTCACATTGCATCTGCCGGCAACCCCTCAGACCCAGGATCTCCTGTCCGATGCCGAGTTCGCTGCCATGAAGACCGGCGCGCTCCTGATCAATACGGCGCGCGGCAACATCGTCAGCGTTCCCGCTCTGGTGCGCGCGCTGGCGGAGGGGAAACTCCGCGCCGCTGGCCTTGATGTGCTCCCGCAGGAGCCGCTCGTCCGTGAAGAGGCAGAAGTGTTTCGCGGACCGCCGCTGGAGAAGGAGAATTTGGAGGCCCTCGTGGCCAATCATGTGCTTCTGCGCTTTCCGAACGTCATCGTGACTCCGCATGTCGCCTATAACACGCATGAGGCGGTCGCGCGCATCATCGAGACGACAATTGAGAATATCGAAGCTTTTGCAATGGGTTCGCCGAAGAACCTCATTGTTTAG
- the ppsA gene encoding phosphoenolpyruvate synthase, giving the protein MPDALIAWFEDIGRGDVAMVGGKNASLGEMVGALSKRGIRVPGGFATTAQAYRHYIAANGIEPEMRRWIEALDAGRASLQVAGAAIRHAFLEGAFPPEIEAAIGEAYDALSARSEQDAVSVAVRSSATAEDLPEASFAGQQETFLNVTGKRALLDACRRCFASLFTDRAISYRQAQGFDHMDVALSIGVQRMVRSDLAGSGVMFSVDTETGFPDVIVISAAWGLGETVVQGSVDPDTYRVFKPFLERTDTVPLIERSLGAKERKMIYATGGSVRTLTKRTTRRERETFVLSDDEVLELARCAKTIEKHYGRAMDMEWAKDGATGELFIVQARPETVQAGKAAGRLTTYRLKQRAEPLLTGAAVGEAIATGEVCAIRDASQIEAFRDGAILVTGMTDPDWVPIMKRAAGIITDHGGTTSHAAIVSRELGVPAIVGTQTATRTLQDGQPITLSCAEGDRGAVYEGTLEFETIEFDLADLPETETDVMLNIASPAAAMRWWRLPARGVGLARMEFVINHLVKVHPMALVAPEKVTSEDARRAIAELTHGYAEPTDYFVDTLALGIAKLAAPFHPQPVIVRLSDFKTNEYAHLLGGEAFEPDEENPMIGWRGASRYYSPGYKAGFALECRALRRVREEIGFENVIIMVPFCRTLAEADRVLEVMAENGLERGRNGLQIYMMCEIPANVLLAEEFAQRFDGFSIGSNDLTQLVLGIDRDSELLADQFDERNEAVKRAIGEAIIKAHQAGIKIGICGQAPSDHPEFAGFLVDCGIDSISLNPDSFVAAVKVVAQAEAMSDKGRAHPAEGSRI; this is encoded by the coding sequence ATGCCCGACGCCCTTATTGCCTGGTTTGAGGATATTGGACGCGGCGACGTCGCCATGGTTGGCGGAAAGAATGCTTCGCTCGGTGAGATGGTCGGCGCGCTGTCGAAGCGCGGTATCAGAGTGCCGGGAGGCTTCGCCACAACGGCGCAGGCCTATCGGCACTATATCGCGGCCAACGGCATTGAACCCGAAATGAGGCGCTGGATCGAAGCGCTCGATGCCGGGCGCGCCTCGCTTCAAGTGGCAGGTGCTGCGATCCGGCATGCGTTTCTGGAAGGGGCGTTTCCACCGGAGATCGAGGCGGCCATCGGTGAAGCCTATGACGCTTTGTCTGCGCGCAGCGAACAGGATGCGGTCAGCGTCGCGGTCCGCAGCAGCGCGACAGCGGAGGATCTTCCCGAAGCGAGCTTCGCCGGGCAGCAAGAGACCTTTCTCAATGTCACCGGGAAGCGCGCACTTCTCGATGCCTGCAGGCGCTGCTTTGCCTCGCTCTTTACCGACCGGGCGATCAGCTACCGTCAGGCACAGGGTTTCGACCATATGGATGTTGCCCTGTCGATCGGAGTGCAGCGCATGGTGCGCTCGGATCTCGCTGGATCGGGGGTCATGTTTTCAGTCGATACCGAAACGGGTTTCCCCGACGTGATCGTGATAAGTGCCGCCTGGGGGCTTGGGGAGACTGTCGTCCAGGGCTCGGTCGATCCTGACACCTACCGTGTCTTCAAACCCTTTCTCGAACGTACAGATACGGTTCCGCTTATCGAGCGCAGTCTTGGGGCCAAGGAGCGCAAGATGATCTATGCGACCGGCGGCAGCGTCAGGACGTTGACCAAGAGAACCACGCGCCGCGAACGCGAGACCTTCGTCCTCTCCGATGACGAGGTACTTGAGCTGGCGCGCTGCGCCAAGACCATCGAAAAGCATTATGGTCGCGCGATGGACATGGAGTGGGCGAAAGATGGTGCAACCGGCGAACTCTTCATCGTCCAGGCCCGCCCGGAAACGGTTCAGGCGGGCAAGGCAGCGGGAAGACTGACTACCTACAGGTTGAAACAGCGCGCCGAACCGCTGCTTACGGGCGCGGCGGTCGGCGAGGCGATCGCCACCGGGGAGGTTTGCGCGATCCGGGACGCCTCGCAGATCGAGGCTTTTCGAGATGGTGCAATCCTTGTGACAGGCATGACCGATCCGGACTGGGTGCCAATCATGAAGCGCGCAGCGGGTATCATCACTGATCACGGCGGAACTACCAGCCACGCAGCGATCGTCAGCCGCGAACTCGGCGTGCCGGCCATCGTTGGGACACAGACAGCGACGCGCACCCTGCAGGACGGGCAGCCCATCACCCTGTCATGCGCGGAAGGCGACCGCGGTGCGGTCTATGAAGGGACGCTCGAGTTCGAAACCATCGAGTTCGACCTGGCGGATCTGCCCGAGACCGAAACCGATGTGATGCTGAATATCGCGAGTCCGGCCGCCGCCATGCGCTGGTGGCGCCTTCCCGCGCGCGGAGTAGGCCTCGCGCGGATGGAATTCGTGATCAACCACCTGGTCAAAGTTCACCCGATGGCGCTCGTCGCCCCGGAGAAGGTCACAAGCGAGGATGCCAGGCGCGCGATCGCCGAGCTTACGCACGGATATGCCGAGCCTACCGACTATTTCGTCGACACGCTCGCGCTCGGCATAGCCAAGCTCGCGGCCCCGTTTCATCCGCAGCCGGTGATTGTCCGCCTCAGCGACTTCAAGACAAACGAATATGCTCACCTTCTCGGAGGAGAGGCCTTCGAACCGGATGAGGAAAATCCGATGATCGGATGGCGCGGCGCTTCGCGCTATTACAGCCCAGGCTACAAGGCGGGTTTCGCGCTCGAATGCCGCGCTTTGCGGCGCGTACGCGAGGAGATCGGCTTTGAGAATGTCATCATCATGGTGCCATTCTGCCGTACGCTCGCCGAAGCCGATCGGGTCCTCGAAGTGATGGCGGAAAACGGTCTCGAACGAGGCCGAAACGGTCTCCAAATCTATATGATGTGCGAGATTCCGGCGAACGTCCTGCTCGCGGAGGAGTTCGCACAGCGCTTTGACGGATTTTCGATAGGTTCCAACGATCTCACCCAGCTCGTGCTCGGGATCGACCGCGATTCCGAGCTTCTCGCCGATCAGTTCGACGAACGCAACGAGGCGGTAAAACGGGCGATTGGCGAAGCCATTATCAAGGCGCACCAGGCCGGGATAAAGATCGGAATTTGCGGCCAGGCACCGAGTGACCATCCCGAGTTTGCCGGTTTCCTGGTCGATTGCGGGATCGACTCCATTTCGCTTAACCCCGACAGTTTTGTTGCCGCAGTCAAGGTGGTCGCTCAAGCCGAGGCCATGTCGGATAAAGGCCGAGCACATCCGGCTGAGGGTTCGCGGATATGA
- a CDS encoding alpha/beta fold hydrolase, whose protein sequence is MTRGSFVFFTVSPVKTRQDTQPYAAMIRSYACLVSSALVRLSRPCNLGDAKASVLAGDARKIREMVQDLILPSRRDRDPELFVKIFGSGVRTLVFVAGLGGTTRYWETRVTELAQEHRIVLVDLLGFGRSPKPWVKYSVERHVDALQRVLAPLGPVTLVGHSLGALIAAAYAARHTETVERLVLISLPHFGSQDAAYTYMRQGPVKGGLIYTNVLLTMLACIITRRLLGRILPYLIRDIPREVVEDLVKHTWRSSTSSLWDVVYRHDVADDLRILEPVHNVLCIHGSDDIMAPLAPVRALAEAFSNVQLCVLEGLDHHPFLREPERCCELIASFAEQAAREAMLPNG, encoded by the coding sequence ATGACGAGGGGATCCTTTGTCTTTTTTACGGTCTCCCCGGTTAAGACGCGGCAGGATACGCAGCCTTACGCCGCCATGATCCGCTCGTATGCCTGTCTGGTTTCGTCGGCGCTCGTCAGGCTGAGCCGCCCGTGTAACCTTGGCGACGCCAAGGCGTCTGTCCTCGCAGGCGACGCGCGAAAAATCAGAGAAATGGTGCAAGATTTGATCCTCCCTTCAAGACGCGATCGCGACCCTGAGCTATTTGTGAAGATATTTGGAAGCGGTGTCCGGACCCTGGTGTTCGTTGCGGGGCTGGGTGGGACCACGCGATATTGGGAGACGCGGGTAACCGAGCTTGCGCAAGAGCATAGAATTGTGCTCGTCGACCTCTTGGGCTTCGGACGATCGCCCAAGCCCTGGGTGAAGTATAGCGTCGAACGGCATGTCGATGCCCTGCAGCGCGTTCTCGCCCCTCTCGGGCCGGTAACGCTCGTTGGCCATTCGCTGGGCGCTTTGATTGCCGCAGCCTATGCGGCCAGACATACCGAGACTGTCGAGCGCCTCGTACTCATCAGCCTGCCTCACTTCGGATCGCAGGACGCGGCGTATACATATATGCGCCAGGGACCGGTTAAAGGAGGGCTCATATACACCAACGTCCTGTTGACCATGCTAGCCTGCATCATCACGCGCCGCCTGTTAGGGAGAATCCTGCCCTATCTCATTCGAGATATTCCGCGCGAGGTCGTCGAAGACCTTGTCAAGCATACGTGGAGGTCATCTACCTCGTCGCTATGGGATGTTGTCTATCGCCATGATGTTGCGGACGACCTGAGAATTCTAGAGCCCGTTCACAACGTGCTTTGTATTCATGGGAGCGATGACATCATGGCACCGCTTGCGCCGGTAAGAGCGCTGGCAGAAGCTTTCTCGAATGTGCAGCTTTGTGTCCTTGAGGGGCTCGATCATCACCCCTTTCTGCGCGAGCCGGAAAGGTGCTGTGAGCTTATCGCGAGCTTTGCCGAGCAAGCGGCGCGAGAAGCCATGCTGCCGAATGGCTGA
- a CDS encoding L-lactate permease: MTFSLFLAALSPLLAVLLFLVGLRMPASRAMALAYIVTAAAGYFLWHMAPRTILAASIEGLAIAASVLWIIFGAILLLRLLTEGEAMARIREGFAAISPEPRVQLIVISWTFGAFLEGVAGFGTPAAITAPLLVALRFTPMAAVSLALIANSSPVAFGAIGTPVAIGLREGLRQPAADGGLDSLIENSAQVAAAIDLTTGSLVPFALILIYSRFFSEERSWSSALGYWRFALFAGLAYTIPAFVVSATLGPELPALVGALCAIVLVVPAARHGFLMPRSSGADPGAPIAVEPSRVTLKRAWAPYLLLAALLLVSRADLLPVKQALQDVSFAWDSVLGTQINIALAPLYLPGSMFLIAGLLAVCILPLDSERLRSAGRDTLKITAASAVTLAAAVPMVRVFVYSGINSDGLPSMPMALSVLAADAAGQNWPVIAPFIGALGSFLSGSATFSNMTFALFQFTAANQAGLPPETVLGAQILGASAGNMVSVVNVVAAAAVVGRVGREGEIIRVTLVPMLAYTAAVGLVAAAAIGFAR; this comes from the coding sequence ATTACATTCAGCCTATTTCTTGCAGCGCTTTCGCCCCTGCTCGCGGTTCTGCTTTTCCTTGTCGGTCTGCGGATGCCCGCATCGCGGGCCATGGCACTGGCCTATATCGTAACCGCTGCTGCCGGCTATTTCCTGTGGCACATGGCGCCCCGCACAATCCTGGCCGCTTCGATCGAGGGTTTGGCGATCGCGGCCTCGGTCTTGTGGATCATCTTTGGTGCGATACTTCTCTTGAGGCTCCTTACCGAAGGCGAGGCGATGGCCCGGATACGCGAAGGATTCGCGGCCATATCGCCGGAACCGCGGGTCCAGCTCATCGTCATCAGCTGGACCTTCGGTGCTTTCCTCGAAGGCGTCGCCGGTTTCGGCACACCGGCCGCCATTACCGCTCCGCTGCTTGTGGCGCTTCGTTTCACACCCATGGCAGCCGTGTCGCTTGCACTGATTGCCAATAGCAGCCCGGTTGCCTTCGGTGCGATCGGCACGCCGGTAGCCATCGGGCTACGCGAAGGACTTCGTCAACCCGCCGCAGATGGCGGGCTCGATAGTCTGATTGAAAACTCGGCGCAGGTGGCAGCTGCAATTGATCTGACTACCGGATCGCTCGTCCCGTTCGCGCTCATCCTTATCTACTCGCGGTTCTTTTCCGAAGAACGAAGCTGGTCCAGTGCGCTGGGATATTGGCGGTTCGCTCTGTTTGCCGGTCTTGCTTACACCATACCTGCCTTTGTCGTCAGTGCGACGCTAGGTCCCGAACTTCCCGCGCTTGTCGGCGCGCTCTGTGCCATCGTGCTCGTGGTACCAGCAGCACGGCACGGCTTTCTCATGCCCCGCTCGAGCGGGGCTGATCCGGGTGCGCCGATTGCCGTAGAACCGTCACGCGTTACACTGAAGCGAGCCTGGGCACCCTATCTCTTGCTCGCCGCGCTCCTTCTCGTGAGCCGCGCAGATCTGTTGCCGGTCAAACAGGCCTTGCAGGACGTCTCTTTTGCCTGGGATTCGGTTCTGGGGACGCAGATCAACATAGCGCTTGCGCCGCTATATTTGCCTGGTTCGATGTTTTTGATCGCGGGTCTCTTGGCCGTCTGTATTTTGCCTCTCGACAGTGAGCGTCTACGCAGCGCTGGCCGGGACACTCTGAAGATCACGGCCGCAAGCGCGGTGACGCTTGCGGCGGCGGTCCCGATGGTGCGCGTCTTTGTGTATTCGGGAATCAATTCGGACGGTTTGCCGAGCATGCCAATGGCGCTTTCAGTTCTTGCGGCCGATGCCGCCGGACAGAACTGGCCGGTGATTGCACCATTTATCGGAGCGCTGGGCAGTTTTCTCTCAGGAAGCGCGACCTTCAGCAATATGACATTTGCCCTGTTTCAGTTCACCGCAGCCAATCAGGCCGGACTGCCACCGGAAACCGTCCTTGGCGCCCAGATCCTTGGCGCCAGCGCGGGGAACATGGTGTCGGTCGTCAATGTGGTGGCAGCTGCAGCCGTCGTCGGCCGTGTCGGGCGCGAGGGAGAGATCATCCGGGTCACGCTTGTGCCAATGCTCGCCTATACTGCCGCCGTTGGCCTTGTCGCAGCTGCCGCAATCGGGTTCGCACGATGA